A genome region from Bradyrhizobium commune includes the following:
- a CDS encoding peptidylprolyl isomerase: MLRGMRKASSNWVGKTIMAVVMGVLIISFGIWGIADIFRGFGQSTVAKVGRTEISLNEFRQIYTDRLQQIGRQFGRPLTPDQARAFGLDRQVLQQTIAEAALDENARQLGLGQSDEQIRQLIMNDPNFKSVDGKFDANRFQGLIRNFGYTEQRYVAEQRKVALRRQITGTIGAGLEPPKAMLDVLTRFQNEQRAIEFVRLNAAQAGTIDPPSPEALAAYFEDHKVQFRAPEYRKIAFVVISPEEIGKWTDVTDDDAKKLFETRKDMLSTPEKRQIHQIVFPNAAEAQAARERLVGGMSFEDLGKERGLTASDVDLGLVTKSSLDPAVGDAAFALPAGEISQPIPGRLGTSIVKVDKIEPGVEADYAKFAGDVKRQIAGERARAKVADLRDKMEDERGAGTSVVDAAQKLGLAAVTVDAVDRSGRAPDGQPVANIPQGLDVVSQAFNSDVGVDNDPISFKGGYVWYDVLAITPSRDRNLDEVRDQVEARWRQDQVAAKLKTKATEMVQKLEQGGKLADEATAIGATVETASGFKRDDSPAGVPANIVAAAFRTAKDGVGQAPVTGGIEVIVFRVTDVVDPPVDAASDAVKKLKDSIDRARTDEQVASYVNKLQTDIGTTINQAAFAQVTGANQ, translated from the coding sequence ATGCTTCGAGGAATGCGCAAGGCCTCATCAAACTGGGTCGGCAAAACCATTATGGCCGTGGTGATGGGCGTGCTGATCATCAGCTTCGGCATTTGGGGCATCGCCGACATTTTCCGCGGCTTCGGGCAGTCCACGGTGGCCAAGGTCGGCCGCACCGAGATTTCGCTGAACGAGTTCCGCCAGATCTACACTGACCGCCTCCAGCAGATCGGCCGCCAGTTCGGCCGCCCGCTCACGCCCGATCAAGCGCGCGCCTTCGGTCTTGACCGCCAGGTGCTCCAGCAGACGATCGCGGAAGCCGCCCTCGACGAAAACGCGCGCCAGCTCGGGCTCGGCCAGTCCGACGAGCAGATCCGCCAGCTCATCATGAACGATCCGAACTTCAAGAGTGTCGACGGCAAATTCGACGCGAACCGCTTCCAGGGCCTGATCCGCAATTTCGGTTACACCGAGCAGCGTTACGTCGCCGAGCAACGGAAGGTGGCGCTGCGCCGGCAGATCACCGGCACGATCGGCGCCGGCCTCGAGCCGCCGAAGGCGATGCTCGACGTGCTGACGCGCTTCCAGAACGAGCAGCGCGCGATCGAGTTCGTCCGGCTCAACGCGGCACAGGCCGGCACCATCGACCCGCCCTCGCCCGAAGCGCTCGCGGCCTATTTCGAGGATCACAAGGTCCAGTTCCGCGCGCCCGAATATCGCAAGATCGCTTTTGTCGTGATCTCGCCGGAGGAGATCGGCAAATGGACCGACGTCACCGACGACGACGCGAAGAAGCTTTTCGAGACGCGCAAGGACATGCTCAGCACGCCGGAGAAGCGCCAGATCCACCAGATCGTCTTCCCCAACGCCGCTGAGGCACAGGCCGCGCGTGAGCGTCTCGTCGGCGGGATGTCGTTCGAGGATCTCGGCAAGGAGCGCGGACTGACCGCCTCCGACGTCGACCTCGGGCTTGTGACCAAATCGTCGCTTGATCCAGCCGTCGGCGATGCCGCCTTCGCGCTGCCCGCGGGCGAGATCAGCCAGCCGATTCCGGGCCGTCTCGGCACCTCCATCGTCAAGGTCGACAAGATCGAGCCGGGTGTCGAGGCTGACTACGCTAAATTTGCCGGCGACGTGAAGCGCCAGATCGCGGGCGAGCGCGCACGCGCCAAGGTCGCCGATCTCCGCGACAAGATGGAGGACGAGCGCGGCGCCGGCACCAGCGTCGTCGACGCGGCGCAGAAGCTCGGGCTTGCGGCCGTGACCGTCGACGCCGTCGACCGCTCCGGCCGCGCGCCGGACGGCCAGCCTGTCGCCAACATCCCGCAGGGCCTCGACGTGGTGTCCCAGGCCTTCAACAGCGATGTCGGCGTCGACAATGACCCGATCTCGTTCAAGGGCGGCTATGTCTGGTATGACGTGCTCGCCATCACCCCCTCGCGCGACCGCAATCTCGATGAGGTCCGCGACCAGGTCGAGGCACGCTGGCGCCAGGACCAGGTCGCCGCCAAGCTCAAGACCAAGGCGACCGAGATGGTGCAGAAGCTCGAACAAGGCGGCAAGCTCGCCGATGAAGCCACTGCGATCGGTGCTACGGTCGAGACCGCGAGTGGCTTCAAGCGCGATGACTCGCCGGCTGGCGTGCCTGCGAACATCGTTGCGGCCGCCTTCCGCACCGCCAAGGACGGCGTCGGACAGGCGCCCGTCACCGGCGGCATCGAGGTCATCGTCTTCCGTGTCACCGACGTCGTCGATCCCCCGGTCGACGCGGCCTCCGATGCGGTCAAGAAGCTGAAGGACAGCATCGACCGCGCGCGGACCGACGAGCAGGTCGCCTCCTACGTCAACAAGCTCCAGACCGACATCGGGACCACCATTAATCAGGCCGCCTTCGCGCAAGTGACCGGCGCGAACCAGTGA
- the tpiA gene encoding triose-phosphate isomerase has protein sequence MTDAIRPLIAGNWKMNGLKGSTAEFDAMLNGAAEVIGKADLLVCPPATLIAAFADKARGKAVAVGAQDCHPKASGAHTGDIAAEMLADAGATAIIVGHSERRADHGEGDALVRQKAEAVWRAGLVAIVCIGETQSQRDAGRTLDIVRGQLDGSLPDGSIAANLVVAYEPVWAIGTGLTPTAKDVEQIHGFIREFLTSRFKAAGAQMRILYGGSVKPSNAAELMAVRNVNGALVGGASLKAADFLAIARGCP, from the coding sequence ATGACCGACGCCATCCGACCGCTGATTGCCGGCAACTGGAAAATGAACGGCCTGAAGGGCTCGACTGCCGAATTCGACGCCATGCTTAATGGCGCAGCAGAGGTGATCGGTAAGGCCGACCTCTTGGTTTGCCCGCCGGCGACCCTGATCGCTGCGTTTGCCGACAAGGCGCGTGGCAAGGCGGTCGCCGTGGGGGCGCAGGATTGTCACCCCAAAGCGTCAGGCGCCCATACCGGCGATATCGCCGCTGAAATGCTGGCGGATGCCGGCGCGACCGCCATCATCGTCGGCCATTCCGAGCGCCGCGCCGATCATGGCGAGGGCGACGCCCTGGTCCGGCAGAAGGCGGAAGCGGTCTGGCGCGCAGGGCTGGTCGCGATCGTCTGCATCGGCGAGACCCAAAGCCAGCGCGATGCCGGCCGGACCCTGGATATCGTCCGCGGTCAGCTCGACGGCTCGCTACCGGACGGCTCGATCGCAGCCAATCTGGTCGTGGCCTATGAGCCGGTCTGGGCGATCGGCACGGGTCTCACCCCCACGGCTAAGGATGTTGAGCAGATTCATGGCTTTATCCGGGAGTTCCTGACCTCCCGGTTCAAGGCTGCGGGAGCGCAGATGCGCATCCTCTATGGCGGCTCGGTCAAGCCCTCGAATGCGGCGGAGCTGATGGCGGTCAGGAACGTCAACGGCGCCCTGGTCGGCGGCGCCAGCCTGAAGGCGGCCGATTTCCTTGCGATTGCCAGGGGCTGTCCCTAG
- the secG gene encoding preprotein translocase subunit SecG — translation MQTVVIVIHLMIVAVMIGAVLLQKSEGGGLGMGGGAGFMSSRGTANLLTRTTAILAAGFFLTSLFLSWYAGYNRAPSSIIGTPASQTQPAGGAPIAPPTSGGILDSLKKADEQQQNQAPAGPQVPRSQ, via the coding sequence ATGCAGACCGTTGTCATCGTCATCCACCTCATGATCGTCGCCGTGATGATCGGCGCCGTCCTGCTCCAGAAATCGGAAGGCGGCGGCCTCGGCATGGGCGGCGGCGCGGGCTTCATGTCGAGCCGCGGCACTGCGAACCTTTTGACGCGGACGACCGCGATCCTGGCCGCGGGCTTCTTCCTGACCAGCCTGTTCCTGTCCTGGTACGCCGGCTACAACCGTGCGCCCTCGTCGATCATCGGCACGCCGGCTTCGCAGACCCAGCCGGCCGGAGGCGCCCCGATCGCGCCGCCGACCTCGGGCGGCATCCTGGATTCGCTGAAGAAGGCCGACGAGCAGCAGCAGAACCAGGCGCCAGCCGGTCCGCAGGTGCCTCGCTCGCAATAA
- a CDS encoding CTP synthase: MARYIFITGGVVSSLGKGLASAALGALLQARGYKVRLRKLDPYLNLDPGTMSPYQHGEVFVTDDGAETDLDLGHYERFTGRPATKQDNITTGRIYQDIITKERRGDYLGATIQVVPHVTNAIKEFVLSGNDDYDFVLVEIGGTVGDIEGLPFFEAIRQLKNELPRDHAVYIHLTLLPYIPSAGELKTKPTQHSVKELRSIGIQPDILLCRTDREIPKEERRKLGLFCNVRESAVIEARDVDNIYAVPEAYHDAGLDDEVLASFGIGSRIPPALQSWQKINERVRNPEGNVTIAIVGKYTGMKDAYKSLIEALSHGGIANKVKVNLDWIESEIFEKEDPAPFLEHVNGILVPGGFGQRGAEGKIRAAQFARERDVPYFGICFGMQMAVIEAARNLVGIEEANSTEFGPTKEPLVGLMTEWLRGNELEKRSQAGDLGGTMRLGAYPAALNRGSRVSQVYGGATEISERHRHRYEVNTAYKDRLEQHGLKFSGLSPDGVLPEIVEYEDHPWFIGVQFHPELKSRPFEPHPLFASFIQAAMVQSRLV; the protein is encoded by the coding sequence ATGGCGCGGTACATATTCATCACCGGCGGCGTGGTTTCTTCGCTCGGCAAGGGTCTGGCTTCAGCGGCACTCGGTGCCCTGTTGCAAGCGCGGGGCTACAAGGTCCGCCTTCGCAAGCTCGACCCCTATCTCAACCTCGATCCCGGAACGATGTCGCCGTATCAGCACGGCGAAGTGTTCGTGACCGATGACGGCGCGGAGACCGATCTCGATCTCGGTCACTACGAGCGCTTCACCGGCCGGCCTGCGACCAAGCAGGACAACATCACCACGGGGCGGATCTACCAGGACATCATCACCAAGGAGCGCCGCGGCGATTATCTTGGCGCGACCATCCAGGTGGTGCCGCACGTCACCAACGCCATCAAGGAATTCGTCCTCTCCGGCAACGACGATTACGATTTCGTGCTGGTCGAGATCGGCGGCACCGTCGGCGACATCGAGGGCTTGCCGTTCTTCGAGGCGATCCGCCAGCTCAAGAACGAGCTGCCGCGCGATCACGCGGTCTACATCCACCTGACGCTGCTGCCCTACATTCCGAGCGCCGGCGAGCTGAAGACGAAACCGACGCAGCACTCGGTGAAGGAGCTTCGTTCGATCGGCATCCAGCCGGACATCCTGCTCTGCCGCACCGACCGCGAGATCCCGAAGGAAGAGCGGCGCAAGCTCGGCCTGTTCTGCAACGTGCGCGAGAGCGCCGTGATCGAGGCGCGCGACGTCGACAACATCTATGCGGTGCCTGAGGCCTACCACGATGCGGGCCTCGACGACGAAGTGCTTGCCTCTTTCGGCATCGGCTCGCGGATTCCGCCGGCGCTGCAAAGCTGGCAGAAGATCAACGAGCGCGTCCGCAATCCGGAAGGCAACGTCACAATCGCCATCGTTGGCAAATATACCGGCATGAAGGATGCGTATAAGTCGCTGATCGAGGCGCTGTCGCATGGCGGCATCGCCAACAAGGTGAAGGTCAATCTCGACTGGATCGAGAGCGAGATCTTCGAGAAGGAAGATCCGGCGCCGTTCCTCGAGCACGTCAACGGCATTTTGGTGCCCGGCGGCTTCGGCCAGCGCGGCGCGGAAGGAAAGATCCGCGCGGCGCAGTTCGCGCGCGAGCGCGACGTGCCGTATTTCGGCATCTGCTTCGGCATGCAGATGGCGGTGATCGAAGCCGCGCGAAACCTCGTCGGCATCGAGGAGGCCAATTCCACCGAGTTCGGTCCGACCAAGGAGCCGCTGGTCGGCCTGATGACGGAATGGCTGCGCGGCAACGAGCTGGAGAAGCGCTCGCAGGCCGGCGATCTCGGCGGCACGATGCGGCTTGGCGCCTATCCCGCTGCGCTCAACCGCGGCAGCCGCGTCTCGCAGGTCTATGGCGGCGCGACCGAGATTTCCGAGCGCCACCGCCATCGCTATGAGGTCAACACCGCCTACAAGGACCGCCTCGAGCAGCACGGGTTGAAATTCTCCGGTCTGTCGCCCGACGGCGTGCTGCCGGAGATCGTCGAATACGAGGATCACCCCTGGTTTATCGGCGTCCAGTTCCACCCCGAGTTGAAGTCGCGGCCGTTCGAGCCGCATCCACTGTTCGCCTCGTTCATCCAGGCGGCGATGGTGCAGTCGCGGCTGGTGTAG
- a CDS encoding DUF3857 domain-containing protein, translating into MYLARFLRAGLVLAGLLASHNISAQPAPGQQLKEVQVESSAFTLADPIPAWVDPTPLPEVTKPQPVVIRLMETQSLVGPTPVTYVRRAMAINDAASLTAAGRFSIPFAPEYERVQLHWVRIQRAQELLDRTKTSNIRFLQREQGLENGVYSGYVTASILIDDLRVGDTLDIAYSTYGDNPVFGGKYFGLSAWDQSLPTLHRRVVMNHPVGRPIQWRMVGDRASPALVPNESVQDGMRRLDFNQKDLSEIVGEAQTAPDFFGYRFLQFSEFASWNEVAGWANTLFDAKPAIGEDLRAAVNRIRTLGSDQERVTSALEFVQSQIRYFSVSLGESSHRPAAPDEVLRRRYGDCKDKSFLLVTLLRELEIESSPVLLQIGRREGIDKTLPSPQFFDHAIVRAVVDGQTYFLDPTRLGQHGVLSRMGQAHSGAQVLVVGQGTTDLTTIPAAGGDLVEDAIGERIMLPKLGDEGQLELKRIFTGLSAERIRVVFELSSRDRILRTFGDAMERRYPGARMIGEPTIADDPVNNTLTIGATYKVPKLAAERDGNWLVYFRPDNFIDILTTSSSANRTTPMRIPGYPFHGKYDLEITFPEAVSNFVDPHAQTVENKYFSATVSESFRGNIAKRSMDLTTLRASVEPDNYTAYADDVRAFTKAVGGLVFVSKLAIKSGDPSDQSSFTKRLQGLSEQTIKKATETIDGGKLSGADLADAYCLRGQSYAELDRYDEAIQDTNAGVRLASNAYSPWTCRAEIYFRIGQFDKSIADYSKAIPLGGTTAGTFRGRGVSRLFAGRLDDAVADLTKASELADKETRLYSDIWLVIAYARLGKPAPADLLKRATTELHGEWPRAALGMLAGAMTPDDLIKTVDDKKGDDRQMALAEGYFYIGEHYLAAGDKKAAETYFNKTRELGVIVYTEHIAAGLELARMKGEDAPRAATP; encoded by the coding sequence ATGTATCTTGCGAGGTTTCTCCGTGCGGGCCTGGTGCTCGCCGGCCTGTTGGCGTCCCACAACATCTCCGCGCAGCCCGCCCCCGGCCAGCAGTTGAAGGAAGTGCAGGTCGAGAGCAGCGCATTCACCCTCGCCGACCCGATCCCCGCCTGGGTGGATCCGACACCGCTTCCCGAGGTGACGAAGCCGCAGCCCGTGGTGATCCGGCTGATGGAAACCCAGTCACTCGTCGGGCCGACGCCAGTGACCTACGTCCGGCGCGCCATGGCCATCAACGATGCGGCCTCGCTCACCGCAGCCGGGCGTTTCTCGATCCCCTTTGCGCCGGAATATGAGCGCGTCCAGCTGCACTGGGTCAGGATCCAGCGGGCGCAGGAGCTGCTCGACCGGACTAAAACCTCTAACATTCGCTTCCTCCAGCGCGAGCAGGGCCTGGAGAATGGCGTCTACAGCGGATATGTCACGGCATCGATCCTGATCGACGACCTTCGCGTCGGCGACACGCTCGACATCGCTTACTCGACCTATGGCGACAACCCGGTCTTCGGCGGCAAGTATTTTGGCCTGAGTGCCTGGGACCAGAGCCTGCCCACGCTTCATCGCAGGGTGGTGATGAACCATCCGGTCGGCCGGCCGATCCAGTGGCGGATGGTCGGCGACCGCGCATCCCCGGCCCTCGTTCCAAATGAGAGCGTCCAAGACGGCATGCGCCGCCTGGACTTCAACCAGAAAGATCTGTCCGAGATTGTCGGAGAGGCCCAGACCGCCCCTGACTTCTTCGGCTATCGCTTCCTGCAATTTTCGGAATTCGCAAGCTGGAACGAAGTCGCCGGCTGGGCAAACACCTTGTTCGATGCCAAGCCCGCGATCGGCGAGGATCTTCGCGCCGCCGTCAATCGAATCCGGACGCTGGGCTCGGACCAGGAACGCGTGACGTCCGCGCTGGAATTCGTACAGTCGCAAATCCGCTACTTCTCGGTTTCGCTGGGCGAGAGCTCGCACCGCCCCGCCGCGCCCGACGAGGTGTTGCGGCGCCGATACGGCGACTGCAAGGACAAGTCGTTCCTGCTGGTCACGCTGTTGCGCGAACTCGAGATCGAAAGCAGCCCGGTGCTGCTCCAGATCGGGCGGCGCGAGGGCATCGACAAGACGCTGCCAAGCCCGCAATTCTTCGATCATGCGATCGTGCGAGCGGTGGTCGACGGTCAGACGTACTTTCTCGATCCGACACGTCTCGGCCAGCACGGTGTGCTGAGCCGGATGGGCCAGGCGCATAGTGGCGCACAGGTGTTGGTGGTCGGCCAGGGCACGACAGACCTGACCACGATCCCGGCTGCCGGCGGTGATCTCGTCGAGGACGCGATCGGCGAGCGCATCATGCTTCCCAAGCTCGGCGACGAGGGCCAGCTCGAGCTCAAGCGGATCTTCACGGGACTGTCGGCAGAACGAATCCGCGTCGTTTTCGAGCTGAGCTCGCGCGATCGCATCCTGCGGACGTTTGGTGACGCGATGGAGCGCCGCTATCCCGGCGCCAGGATGATCGGCGAGCCCACCATCGCCGATGACCCCGTCAACAATACCCTGACGATCGGCGCGACCTACAAGGTCCCGAAACTCGCCGCCGAACGCGATGGAAACTGGCTGGTCTATTTCAGGCCAGACAATTTCATCGATATCCTGACGACGTCCTCGTCGGCGAACCGGACCACGCCGATGCGTATTCCCGGATATCCCTTCCACGGCAAATACGACCTGGAAATCACCTTCCCTGAAGCGGTCAGCAACTTCGTCGATCCCCATGCCCAGACTGTCGAAAACAAATATTTCAGCGCGACGGTCTCGGAATCGTTTCGCGGCAACATCGCCAAGCGATCGATGGATCTGACCACGCTTCGCGCCTCGGTCGAGCCGGACAATTACACGGCCTATGCCGATGACGTGCGGGCCTTCACCAAGGCAGTCGGAGGGCTCGTGTTCGTGAGCAAGCTCGCGATCAAGTCGGGCGATCCTTCGGATCAATCAAGCTTCACAAAGCGGCTCCAGGGCCTGAGCGAGCAGACCATCAAGAAGGCGACCGAGACGATCGACGGCGGAAAGCTGTCGGGTGCCGATCTGGCGGACGCCTACTGCCTTCGCGGCCAGAGCTATGCGGAACTCGATCGCTATGACGAAGCCATCCAGGACACCAATGCCGGGGTGCGCCTCGCGTCCAATGCGTACTCGCCTTGGACCTGCCGTGCCGAGATCTATTTCCGCATCGGGCAGTTCGACAAGAGCATCGCAGACTATTCAAAGGCAATCCCGCTCGGAGGCACGACGGCGGGGACATTCCGCGGGCGTGGCGTGTCGCGCCTGTTCGCGGGCCGGCTGGACGATGCGGTTGCCGACCTGACCAAGGCAAGCGAGCTCGCCGACAAGGAAACCAGACTCTATAGCGACATCTGGCTCGTCATCGCCTATGCCAGACTTGGCAAGCCGGCGCCCGCCGATCTCCTCAAGCGAGCGACCACAGAGCTGCACGGCGAGTGGCCGCGCGCGGCGCTCGGCATGCTCGCAGGCGCGATGACGCCCGATGACCTCATCAAGACGGTGGACGACAAGAAAGGCGACGACCGCCAGATGGCGCTGGCCGAGGGATATTTCTATATCGGAGAGCATTATCTCGCCGCCGGCGACAAGAAGGCCGCGGAGACCTATTTCAACAAGACCCGCGAACTCGGCGTCATCGTCTACACCGAGCATATCGCCGCGGGGCTCGAACTGGCGCGGATGAAGGGCGAAGATGCGCCGCGCGCGGCGACGCCTTAA
- a CDS encoding NIPSNAP family protein — protein sequence MIYEMRQYRCVPGRLPALLKRFETVTLKLWEKHGIRQAGFFTTLIGESNQELTYFLAWESLAEREAKWVKFMTDPDWMKARAESEADGQIVANIVSQLLAPTAFSSVK from the coding sequence ATGATCTACGAAATGCGCCAGTATCGTTGCGTGCCCGGCCGCTTGCCGGCGCTGTTGAAGCGCTTCGAGACGGTGACGCTGAAGCTGTGGGAGAAGCACGGCATTCGCCAGGCCGGGTTCTTCACCACGCTGATCGGCGAATCCAATCAGGAACTGACCTATTTCCTGGCCTGGGAATCGCTTGCCGAGCGCGAGGCGAAGTGGGTCAAGTTCATGACCGACCCGGACTGGATGAAAGCGCGCGCCGAGAGCGAAGCGGACGGCCAGATCGTCGCCAACATCGTCAGCCAGCTGCTGGCGCCGACCGCCTTCTCCTCGGTGAAATAG
- the kdsA gene encoding 3-deoxy-8-phosphooctulonate synthase — MSASHSAAPVVSVGSVRFGNDLPISVIAGPCQLESRQHALEVASALKEIAARLKIGLVYKTSFDKANRTSASAARGLGLAQSLPIFAEIRSSLGLPVLTDVHDAAQCADVAQAVDVLQIPAFLCRQTDLLLAAAATGKVLNVKKGQFLAPWDMANVVAKITSANNPNVLVTERGASFGYNTLVSDMRSLPIMARTTGAPVIFDATHSVQQPGGKGASSGGEREFVPVLARAAVAVGVAGVFIETHPDPDRAPSDGPNMVPLREFEGLIRMLMAFDAIAKGAAR; from the coding sequence TTGAGCGCCAGTCATTCTGCAGCACCGGTTGTGTCGGTCGGGTCGGTCAGGTTCGGCAATGATCTGCCGATCTCGGTCATCGCAGGACCGTGCCAGCTCGAAAGCCGCCAGCACGCGCTCGAAGTGGCTTCCGCGCTGAAGGAGATCGCCGCGCGGCTGAAGATCGGCCTTGTCTACAAGACCTCGTTCGACAAGGCCAACCGTACCAGCGCCTCTGCTGCACGTGGCCTCGGGCTCGCGCAGTCGCTGCCGATCTTCGCCGAGATTCGTTCCTCGCTCGGTCTGCCCGTCCTGACCGACGTGCACGATGCCGCGCAGTGCGCCGACGTGGCGCAGGCGGTGGACGTGTTGCAGATCCCGGCCTTCCTGTGCCGGCAGACCGATCTGCTGCTGGCAGCGGCCGCGACCGGCAAGGTCCTCAACGTCAAGAAAGGCCAGTTCCTGGCACCCTGGGACATGGCGAACGTCGTCGCCAAGATCACCAGTGCGAACAACCCCAACGTGCTCGTCACCGAGCGCGGCGCCTCCTTCGGCTACAACACGCTGGTCTCCGACATGCGTTCGCTGCCGATTATGGCACGCACCACCGGCGCGCCCGTGATCTTCGATGCCACCCATTCGGTGCAGCAGCCGGGCGGGAAGGGGGCTTCGTCGGGCGGTGAGCGCGAATTCGTGCCGGTACTGGCGCGCGCCGCCGTCGCAGTCGGCGTTGCCGGCGTTTTCATCGAGACCCATCCCGATCCCGACCGCGCGCCCTCGGACGGTCCCAACATGGTACCGTTGCGCGAGTTCGAAGGATTGATCCGCATGCTGATGGCGTTCGACGCAATCGCCAAGGGCGCCGCGCGCTGA
- a CDS encoding MFS transporter, producing MHQPVTRPPADQTFPPAINIIALAGFSAALSTRALDPVLPHIAEDFSISITTAASIAAGFALIYALVQPAIGAAADLFGKARLMTLCLALLGVACILGALATSFSALFASRILAGIASGGVFPVALGLTSDLVAPAKRQVAIGRTMAGSMTGNLLGASASGIIGDLIGWRGVLVILGALGLIAAAAVAAGFRGAALTAPPKTNFKTLRQGYRTIFANPNTRYCYSAVFIEGCCVLGLFPFIASFLFDLGERSLSIAGIVIAGFAVGGLFYTLTVSRMLPRLGVKGMMIAGASLVGLQLCVIAFGPGWKLQFASMLVMGWGFYMIHGCLQVFASELSIGARATAMSLHSFFFFMGQTVGPLAYGLGLQHAGKVPTLVASAVIMVVLGLVWARLLKQRAPSDARA from the coding sequence ATGCACCAGCCTGTGACCAGGCCGCCCGCCGATCAGACGTTTCCGCCCGCGATCAATATCATCGCGCTCGCCGGATTCTCCGCGGCCTTGTCGACGCGCGCGCTCGATCCCGTGCTGCCGCATATCGCGGAGGATTTTTCGATCAGCATCACCACGGCTGCGAGCATCGCGGCCGGCTTTGCCTTGATCTATGCGCTGGTGCAGCCGGCAATCGGCGCGGCCGCCGATCTGTTCGGCAAGGCGCGATTGATGACGCTGTGCCTGGCGCTACTGGGCGTCGCCTGCATCCTCGGCGCGCTCGCCACCTCCTTCTCAGCCCTGTTCGCGAGCCGCATCCTGGCCGGCATCGCCTCCGGCGGCGTGTTTCCGGTGGCGCTCGGTTTGACCTCCGACCTCGTTGCGCCCGCAAAGAGACAGGTCGCGATCGGGCGCACGATGGCGGGCTCGATGACGGGCAATCTGCTTGGTGCGTCGGCCTCCGGCATCATCGGCGATCTGATCGGCTGGCGCGGCGTGCTCGTGATCCTCGGCGCACTGGGCCTGATTGCGGCCGCAGCGGTGGCGGCAGGCTTTCGTGGGGCCGCGCTGACGGCGCCGCCGAAGACCAACTTTAAAACCTTGCGACAGGGCTACCGCACCATCTTCGCCAATCCCAACACGCGCTACTGCTATTCGGCCGTGTTCATCGAGGGCTGCTGCGTGCTCGGCCTGTTTCCTTTCATCGCATCCTTCCTGTTCGATCTCGGCGAGAGATCGCTGTCGATCGCGGGCATCGTGATTGCGGGTTTTGCGGTCGGCGGATTGTTCTACACGCTGACGGTCTCGCGGATGCTGCCGCGGCTTGGCGTCAAGGGCATGATGATCGCAGGCGCGAGCCTTGTGGGCTTGCAGCTTTGCGTGATCGCGTTCGGTCCCGGCTGGAAGCTGCAATTCGCCAGCATGCTGGTGATGGGCTGGGGCTTCTACATGATCCATGGCTGCTTGCAGGTGTTCGCGAGCGAGTTATCGATCGGGGCGCGTGCGACCGCGATGTCGCTGCATTCGTTTTTCTTCTTCATGGGGCAGACTGTCGGGCCGCTCGCCTACGGCCTCGGCCTCCAGCATGCCGGCAAGGTGCCGACCCTCGTCGCGAGTGCGGTGATCATGGTGGTTCTGGGCCTCGTCTGGGCCCGGCTGCTCAAGCAGCGGGCGCCGTCCGACGCAAGGGCGTGA